From Algoriphagus sp. NG3, the proteins below share one genomic window:
- a CDS encoding alkaline phosphatase family protein: protein MKKTVVLDIVALSPRVIGEHTPFLKEWISKGKKAVVAPVLPAVTCSAQSVYLTGKMPNENGIVGNGWYFQDECEIKFWRQSNKLVQSPKVWETLKKDNPDFTVANMFWWYNMYSSVDFAVTPRPLYLADGRKEPDCHSQPMELRDRLQKELGQFPLFSFWGPNANIASSKWIAEASKKVDEWHNPTLNLVYIPHLDYSLQKYGIDFGKIGKYLKEVDELAEDLITYFEKQGTQVILLSEYAITTVSKPVHLNRIFRKQGWIQVKDERGLETLDAGTSKAFAVADHQVAHIHVNDPNILPQVKKLLEETEGVELVLDEEGKKLHKIDHERSGDLVVMADKDSWFTYYFWLDDSKAPDYARCVDIHKKPGYDPVELILNPEIKIPLLTVGSKVVKKKLGFRYLMDVIPLDATLVKGAHGRLSEDDLDKPLLVSQDKDLLSSDKLLPTEVYDLILKAVRGN from the coding sequence ATGAAGAAAACAGTAGTCCTAGATATAGTTGCGCTTTCTCCCCGGGTAATCGGAGAGCATACTCCATTCCTAAAAGAATGGATCTCAAAAGGGAAAAAGGCTGTAGTAGCGCCTGTTTTGCCTGCCGTGACCTGCTCCGCCCAATCCGTTTATCTGACGGGAAAGATGCCAAATGAAAACGGGATAGTTGGTAACGGCTGGTATTTTCAGGACGAGTGTGAGATAAAATTTTGGCGCCAATCGAATAAATTGGTTCAGTCCCCAAAAGTATGGGAGACGCTGAAGAAAGATAATCCCGACTTTACCGTTGCCAATATGTTCTGGTGGTACAATATGTATTCATCAGTGGATTTTGCCGTGACTCCCAGGCCGCTGTATTTGGCGGATGGTAGGAAGGAACCTGACTGCCATAGTCAGCCAATGGAATTGAGAGACAGGCTTCAGAAGGAATTGGGTCAGTTTCCTTTGTTCTCATTCTGGGGACCCAATGCGAATATTGCCTCCAGCAAATGGATCGCCGAAGCTTCCAAGAAAGTAGATGAATGGCACAATCCCACACTCAACCTAGTTTATATCCCACATCTGGATTATTCTTTACAAAAATATGGGATTGATTTTGGTAAAATAGGGAAATACCTGAAGGAGGTGGATGAACTGGCAGAAGACCTGATCACCTATTTTGAAAAGCAGGGGACACAGGTGATTTTACTCTCAGAATACGCGATTACGACGGTGAGTAAGCCTGTTCATTTGAATAGAATTTTCAGAAAACAGGGTTGGATCCAAGTAAAAGATGAGCGGGGACTAGAGACTTTGGATGCTGGAACCTCCAAGGCTTTTGCAGTAGCTGACCATCAGGTGGCGCATATTCACGTGAATGATCCCAATATATTGCCACAGGTAAAAAAGCTGCTGGAGGAGACTGAAGGAGTGGAATTAGTTCTTGACGAAGAGGGGAAAAAGCTGCATAAAATCGATCATGAACGATCCGGAGATCTGGTAGTCATGGCGGATAAAGATTCATGGTTCACTTACTATTTTTGGTTGGATGACTCGAAAGCTCCTGATTATGCACGCTGCGTAGATATCCATAAAAAGCCCGGATACGATCCTGTAGAGCTTATATTGAACCCGGAAATCAAAATCCCTTTACTCACGGTAGGATCCAAAGTAGTAAAGAAGAAACTGGGGTTCCGGTATTTGATGGATGTGATTCCTTTGGACGCTACCTTGGTGAAAGGGGCTCATGGTAGATTGAGTGAGGATGATTTGGATAAGCCGCTCTTGGTTTCCCAGGATAAGGATCTGTTGAGCTCAGATAAACTACTTCCGACAGAAGTGTATGATTTGATTTTGAAAGCGGTGAGGGGAAATTGA
- the gldB gene encoding gliding motility lipoprotein GldB has product MRIQATRYFSLALILLLTFSCGKKEKNCEHSSEILDQDLTVEIARLEQDFFQAKTEEDFNYLFEKHPEFAGQYLQMDLYPHPDSLAKELLAIHQDSIMRSLYDSVEVAFSDFSEVEKDLETAFKTIKHYFPDFQIPKVYTFVSGFNSDLVVTDELIVIGLDYFLPPTHAFQPELPRYMAERYDKPYIVPMIVMAISARYNLTTPSDNTLLAEMIFYGKAYHFMKAIMPCTSDEYIIGYTPEAISESFANEELIWSHFVENELLYETNPFEIRKYVGEAPFTDAISTKAPGRLGRWLGWNIVDDYQFNQDVPLDVLMAEPDAEKIFRASEYRPRKPNK; this is encoded by the coding sequence ATGCGTATTCAGGCGACACGTTATTTCTCACTTGCTTTAATTTTACTTTTGACATTCTCCTGTGGCAAAAAGGAAAAGAACTGTGAACATTCATCCGAAATATTAGACCAGGATCTTACAGTAGAAATTGCACGCTTGGAGCAGGATTTTTTTCAGGCCAAAACAGAAGAAGATTTTAACTATCTCTTTGAAAAGCATCCGGAGTTTGCTGGGCAATACCTGCAAATGGACTTATATCCCCATCCTGATTCCTTAGCCAAGGAACTACTTGCTATTCACCAGGATTCTATCATGAGGTCATTGTATGACTCTGTGGAGGTGGCATTTTCAGATTTTTCTGAAGTGGAAAAGGATCTGGAAACGGCCTTTAAAACCATCAAACATTATTTTCCTGATTTCCAGATTCCAAAGGTTTATACCTTTGTTTCCGGGTTCAATTCGGATTTGGTCGTGACTGATGAGCTCATCGTCATCGGACTGGATTATTTCCTTCCCCCTACCCATGCTTTTCAGCCAGAACTACCTAGGTATATGGCAGAGCGATACGACAAGCCTTATATAGTTCCCATGATTGTAATGGCGATTTCAGCACGCTATAATCTGACTACTCCTTCGGACAACACGCTTTTGGCAGAGATGATCTTTTATGGCAAGGCCTATCATTTTATGAAAGCGATCATGCCATGTACTTCTGATGAATATATTATAGGATATACTCCCGAAGCTATTTCAGAAAGTTTCGCAAATGAGGAATTGATCTGGTCTCATTTTGTGGAAAATGAGCTGCTGTATGAGACCAATCCATTTGAGATCCGTAAATATGTAGGTGAGGCGCCTTTTACTGATGCGATCAGTACAAAAGCCCCGGGACGACTCGGACGTTGGCTTGGATGGAATATTGTGGATGATTATCAGTTTAACCAAGATGTCCCATTGGACGTGCTGATGGCCGAACCTGACGCTGAGAAGATTTTCAGAGCATCTGAATATAGGCCTAGAAAACCAAATAAATAA
- the eboC gene encoding UbiA-like protein EboC (EboC, a homolog the polyprenyltransferase UbiA, belongs to system of proteins involved in the trafficking of precursor metabolites to an extracytoplasmic compartment so that the biosynthesis of certain natural products, such as scytonemin, can be completed.) yields MGSSRIVAYLQLTRPANVVTAVADIWAGFAVAGAWAYISLDGSFEASEFIAKLAWLSLSTIGLYAGGVAFNDVFDAELDAVERPERPIPSGRVSKKSAAWMSFILLVLGVTAAAQVNMVSAVLALIVAILAVGYDYWGKHQYFLGPINMGLCRTGNLLLGVSVVPGILAVFWPLGFLPLVYVAAITMISRGEVHGKNKAALYAGLLMYVLVIVAIAYMPIVHHTNIWEVLPFLALLSYMVFPPLVKAIRTQEPKLIGKSVKAAVISLIIVNSSIAAAFQGWKIGIIVLLLLPISLWLAKKFAVT; encoded by the coding sequence ATGGGTTCATCCCGAATAGTTGCATACTTACAGCTCACCCGCCCCGCCAATGTAGTCACTGCGGTAGCAGATATATGGGCGGGCTTTGCTGTAGCAGGTGCCTGGGCTTACATTTCGCTGGATGGAAGTTTTGAAGCGAGTGAATTTATAGCAAAGTTAGCCTGGCTTTCATTGAGTACAATTGGATTGTATGCTGGCGGTGTGGCATTTAATGATGTGTTTGATGCAGAATTGGACGCAGTAGAAAGACCGGAAAGACCCATCCCAAGTGGGAGAGTAAGCAAAAAATCTGCTGCCTGGATGTCTTTTATTCTGCTGGTGTTAGGAGTGACAGCTGCTGCCCAGGTGAATATGGTCTCTGCGGTTCTGGCGTTGATTGTAGCTATTTTAGCTGTAGGATATGATTATTGGGGGAAGCACCAATATTTTCTCGGCCCTATCAATATGGGGCTTTGCCGGACTGGAAATTTATTATTGGGAGTAAGCGTAGTGCCAGGCATCTTGGCTGTTTTTTGGCCACTGGGTTTTTTGCCTTTGGTCTATGTGGCAGCTATTACGATGATCAGCAGAGGGGAAGTGCATGGTAAAAACAAGGCGGCTCTTTATGCGGGACTGCTTATGTATGTGTTGGTAATAGTCGCTATCGCTTATATGCCGATTGTACATCACACCAACATTTGGGAGGTTCTTCCGTTCTTAGCCTTACTCAGCTACATGGTTTTTCCGCCATTGGTCAAGGCAATACGTACACAGGAACCAAAATTGATAGGTAAGTCCGTAAAAGCTGCTGTAATTTCCTTAATTATTGTCAACTCTTCTATTGCTGCTGCATTTCAAGGATGGAAGATTGGAATAATTGTATTATTGTTGTTGCCAATTTCCCTTTGGCTTGCCAAAAAATTTGCTGTAACCTAA
- a CDS encoding TatD family hydrolase, with translation MYIDPHIHVVSRTTDDYEAMRKAGIVAVIEPAFWLGQPRTEVGSFKDYFSTLVGWERFRASQFGIVHYCTMGLNSKEANNEPLAEQVMELLPLYVGKEGVVAIGEIGYDDQTEAEDKFYRLQLELAKDVDLPVLIHTPHRDKRKGTIRSMDVSEEHGLDPSMVIVDHNNEETVKEVLERGYYAGFTIYPHTKMGSARMVEIVKQYGPERIIVNSAADWGISDPLAVPKTADLMRKSGIPEEHIKLVTYQNALTVFGKSGQMDEQDWLNAAPLDQTKKMSGNSVLRGGQTPRVEGSSDIVEN, from the coding sequence ATGTATATAGATCCTCACATACACGTTGTTTCCCGTACCACAGATGATTACGAAGCCATGCGCAAAGCAGGTATAGTAGCGGTGATCGAACCGGCTTTTTGGCTGGGTCAGCCCCGTACCGAAGTGGGAAGCTTCAAAGATTACTTCAGTACACTGGTAGGCTGGGAACGTTTTCGTGCCAGCCAGTTTGGGATCGTGCATTACTGTACCATGGGGCTGAACTCTAAAGAAGCAAACAATGAGCCTTTGGCTGAGCAGGTCATGGAGCTTCTTCCGCTATATGTAGGAAAAGAAGGCGTGGTAGCCATCGGAGAAATCGGCTACGACGATCAGACCGAAGCAGAGGATAAATTCTATCGACTTCAGCTGGAACTGGCAAAAGACGTGGATCTGCCTGTACTGATCCATACGCCGCACAGGGATAAGCGAAAGGGCACTATCCGAAGCATGGACGTGTCGGAGGAGCATGGCCTTGACCCAAGTATGGTTATAGTAGACCATAACAATGAAGAGACAGTGAAAGAGGTTTTGGAGCGTGGCTATTATGCTGGTTTCACCATTTATCCACATACAAAAATGGGCTCAGCCCGTATGGTGGAGATCGTGAAGCAATATGGGCCAGAGCGAATAATCGTCAATTCCGCTGCGGATTGGGGGATTTCCGATCCACTAGCCGTTCCCAAAACAGCGGATCTAATGAGGAAATCAGGTATTCCGGAAGAGCATATCAAACTAGTCACTTACCAAAATGCCCTGACGGTATTTGGAAAAAGTGGGCAGATGGATGAGCAGGATTGGCTAAATGCCGCGCCTTTGGATCAGACCAAGAAAATGAGTGGAAATTCAGTGCTTCGAGGTGGTCAGACACCACGCGTGGAAGGTTCCTCTGATATAGTTGAAAATTGA
- a CDS encoding 3-dehydroquinate synthase, with product MNTVIQQKFAVPYQYPVCFSEDIFSPANELFVELLAKDRLSKVLFIVDEGVSTAHPELLNQIKAYSEIHKDKYHLATEPLIVPGGEDSKNDEAIYKQIVEATHLYGIDRHSYIAVIGGGAVIDMVGFAAAISHRGIRLIRIPTTVLSQNDSAVGVKNSVNAFGKKNYLGTFTPPYAVLNDFNFLKTLDDRDWRSGISEAVKVALIKDLDFFTWMEEHASALAERHMEPMKELIIRCAQMHLDHIAGKDPFEFGSSRPLDFGHWAAHKLEHLSKFRIRHGEAVAIGIVLDSTYSFLKGWISSADLNRIVMLFKQLGFELFAPELGGDNLIKGLQEFQEHLGGQLTIMLLTDLGKGEEVHEMDHDLIFKAVDMLKDFQKNSILVDS from the coding sequence ATGAATACCGTTATCCAACAAAAATTTGCAGTACCTTATCAGTACCCTGTGTGCTTCTCTGAAGATATTTTCAGTCCAGCCAATGAGTTGTTTGTAGAGTTGTTGGCAAAAGACAGGCTTTCCAAAGTTTTATTTATAGTAGATGAGGGAGTTTCCACGGCACATCCAGAATTATTAAATCAGATAAAGGCATATTCAGAGATTCATAAGGACAAGTATCATTTGGCGACAGAGCCTTTAATAGTACCAGGGGGTGAGGACAGCAAAAACGATGAAGCGATTTACAAGCAGATCGTGGAGGCAACACATCTGTATGGTATAGATAGGCATTCGTATATCGCAGTGATAGGCGGTGGAGCCGTGATCGATATGGTAGGATTTGCAGCAGCTATTTCGCATAGAGGTATCCGCCTGATCCGAATTCCCACTACGGTACTTTCCCAAAACGATTCTGCAGTAGGAGTAAAAAACTCCGTAAATGCTTTTGGCAAAAAGAACTACCTAGGGACCTTTACTCCCCCTTATGCGGTTCTGAATGATTTTAATTTTCTCAAGACACTTGATGACCGTGATTGGAGGTCAGGGATTTCTGAAGCGGTAAAAGTGGCCTTGATTAAGGATCTGGACTTTTTTACCTGGATGGAAGAGCATGCTTCTGCGCTGGCCGAAAGGCATATGGAGCCGATGAAGGAACTGATCATTCGCTGTGCCCAAATGCATTTGGATCACATAGCTGGCAAGGATCCCTTTGAGTTCGGTTCATCCAGACCACTGGATTTTGGGCACTGGGCGGCGCATAAGCTGGAGCATTTGAGCAAGTTCCGAATCCGTCATGGTGAAGCTGTTGCCATAGGGATTGTTCTGGATTCCACATATTCTTTCCTGAAAGGCTGGATTTCTTCAGCTGATCTGAATAGGATAGTAATGCTTTTTAAGCAGTTGGGATTTGAGCTTTTCGCCCCGGAATTGGGTGGTGATAATCTAATCAAAGGACTGCAGGAATTCCAGGAGCATCTTGGCGGGCAACTGACCATAATGTTATTGACTGACCTAGGTAAAGGAGAAGAAGTTCATGAGATGGATCATGACCTTATTTTCAAGGCAGTTGACATGCTTAAAGACTTTCAAAAAAACTCCATTCTAGTCGATTCCTAA
- a CDS encoding EboA domain-containing protein: MQDQVSAFLNKLLQSRDNQKGLDWLEKQTLKITSEAVPSYLFMAFSQASRFFKKNQLSLSEAQVEEAGKLIVGFQPQFWDELQAARTVLLLSYKVEKGIWFKAVNQLFETADMHEHQALFGALPVLPFQEDLIPRAIDGLRTNISLVFDAIALNNPFPEKYFPEANWNQMVLKAIFMQRPLYKIQGLEERRNPALAAIARDFAHERWAAGRDVMPEIWRLVSPFVNELYLADLEKTLASKDELQMKAALLAMRESAFKPAEHLLEAHAELLASLDMDAIAWRNIGEEFQRTRV, from the coding sequence ATGCAAGATCAAGTAAGTGCTTTTCTGAACAAATTGCTCCAGAGCCGGGATAACCAAAAAGGTTTGGACTGGCTGGAGAAGCAAACCCTAAAAATTACCTCTGAGGCTGTGCCCTCTTACTTGTTTATGGCTTTCAGCCAGGCTTCCCGATTCTTCAAGAAAAATCAGTTGAGTCTATCTGAAGCACAAGTAGAGGAAGCAGGAAAGTTGATAGTAGGTTTTCAACCTCAATTTTGGGATGAACTGCAAGCCGCCAGGACGGTTCTGTTGCTGAGTTATAAGGTAGAGAAGGGAATTTGGTTTAAGGCTGTAAACCAACTGTTCGAGACTGCTGATATGCATGAGCATCAAGCGCTTTTTGGAGCCTTACCTGTCCTGCCTTTTCAGGAGGATTTGATACCTAGGGCAATTGATGGCCTTCGGACAAACATATCGCTTGTATTTGATGCGATTGCGCTGAATAATCCTTTTCCGGAAAAATATTTTCCTGAAGCCAATTGGAATCAGATGGTGCTGAAGGCAATCTTCATGCAACGTCCTCTTTACAAAATACAAGGGTTAGAGGAGAGAAGAAATCCTGCCTTGGCTGCTATAGCAAGGGATTTTGCGCATGAGCGATGGGCTGCGGGGAGAGATGTAATGCCTGAGATTTGGAGGTTGGTTTCTCCTTTTGTAAATGAGCTGTATCTAGCGGATCTTGAGAAGACTTTGGCAAGTAAAGATGAACTTCAGATGAAAGCTGCGCTCTTGGCAATGAGGGAATCTGCATTCAAACCCGCTGAGCATTTACTTGAGGCTCATGCTGAGTTGCTTGCTTCCTTGGACATGGATGCCATCGCCTGGAGAAACATAGGAGAAGAGTTTCAGCGCACCCGGGTATAA
- the eboE gene encoding metabolite traffic protein EboE, whose product MEIKGFQLSYCSNIHPGETWEATFENLKNYIPEVKERLRHTDAFGIGLRLSHEASIVLEHPEKLQEFQTWLEKENAYVFTLNCFPYGDFHRTTVKDQVHYPDWTTIDRRDYTIRSFRILSELLPEGMDGGISTSPISYRHWFKNESDLKAGMEVATKHLLEVVAELAEIKKKTGKSLHLDIEPEPDGILENSDETLWLFSDWLLPLGKPWLSEHLGISLEEAEVLLKEHIQVCYDVCHFALVHEKPADTFAKFERAGLKIGKIQISAALKVMIPEMPEARDLLKVNLLPFEESTYLHQVVAKGSDGRLNSYTDLPDALKVLDSTDDKEWRIHFHVPVFLDNYGSLASTQDQISIVLNEILKNPSLTNHLEVETYTWDVLPKEARLPLGESIARELDWVIRKFEVK is encoded by the coding sequence ATGGAAATCAAAGGTTTTCAACTCAGTTACTGTAGCAACATCCATCCCGGCGAGACTTGGGAAGCAACTTTTGAGAACTTAAAGAACTACATCCCTGAAGTCAAAGAAAGACTAAGGCACACAGATGCTTTCGGGATAGGCCTCCGTCTTTCTCATGAAGCCAGTATAGTTTTGGAGCATCCAGAAAAGCTACAGGAGTTCCAAACTTGGCTTGAGAAGGAAAATGCTTATGTTTTTACCCTGAATTGCTTTCCCTATGGGGATTTCCACCGGACTACTGTCAAAGATCAAGTACATTATCCTGATTGGACGACCATAGATCGTCGGGATTATACCATCCGCTCTTTTAGGATTTTGTCAGAGCTTTTGCCAGAGGGCATGGATGGCGGGATATCCACCTCTCCAATTTCCTATAGGCATTGGTTTAAAAATGAAAGTGACTTAAAGGCCGGTATGGAAGTTGCCACAAAGCATTTGCTGGAAGTGGTGGCAGAACTGGCAGAAATTAAAAAGAAGACCGGGAAATCCCTGCATCTGGATATAGAACCAGAACCGGATGGGATTCTGGAAAATTCTGATGAAACGCTCTGGCTGTTTAGCGATTGGTTGCTTCCTTTGGGTAAGCCCTGGCTTTCCGAACATTTGGGGATTTCGCTGGAGGAAGCCGAAGTACTGTTGAAGGAGCATATTCAAGTGTGCTACGATGTGTGCCACTTTGCGCTGGTGCATGAAAAGCCCGCTGATACTTTTGCCAAGTTTGAAAGAGCTGGCTTGAAAATCGGTAAAATCCAGATTTCTGCCGCGCTGAAAGTAATGATACCTGAGATGCCCGAAGCCCGTGATTTGTTGAAGGTGAATCTGTTGCCTTTTGAAGAATCCACCTATCTACACCAGGTAGTGGCCAAAGGCAGTGACGGAAGGTTGAACTCCTATACGGATTTGCCAGATGCTTTGAAAGTCCTTGATTCCACGGATGATAAAGAATGGAGAATCCACTTCCATGTACCGGTATTTCTCGATAATTATGGTTCTCTAGCCTCCACACAAGACCAGATTTCAATTGTTCTCAATGAAATTTTAAAAAACCCTTCTTTGACCAATCACCTTGAAGTAGAGACTTATACTTGGGATGTTTTGCCTAAAGAAGCCCGCTTACCCTTAGGTGAGTCCATAGCCAGGGAGCTGGACTGGGTTATCCGAAAATTTGAAGTAAAATGA